The genomic interval ACACACATTTTCAACATGTATATAAAAAGAttcatttttatatatatttttccagttctgatgactACCAACCAGTAGCTCCAACATCAACCCCATAATGGAATACTTCAAAAGAATGGTAATTATCCACATTGGCGCCAAACTTTCAGGCCCCATGGCTTGCAAAGGCTTGGGGCCTGCAAGGCTTGCAAAAAATAGCTCCAAGGAGGACAATCTCTCTTGCTATACATTCAGCCAGATCACTTTGACAGGAACACTTATCAGGATCCTATTCATTGACCACAGCTCAGCCGTGATCACCATATAATAGATTACAAATATCAAATGAGATAAAATGGCCcaagaaaaatgaaatgaaattctcaactaaAATGGAAAATAGACTAATTCACAACATAGTTCTTACCACTTCATCAGAAACATCAATTCGCCACTCGAGTCAGTTGCACCAATGATGCGTTCTGGCTCCAATCCTCTGGCAAAACCTCTTGGTTGATTGTCAGTCTtaggagggaaaaaaattgttattCATTAGCATGCATCAAAAATTGAAGTTGTGTAAAACGTGAATGAACAAACTAAGAAACTGTATAATACCTTGCAGAATATTAATAGGCAAGGGTAGCAAAGAAATTGAAGATCAGAGAAACAAAGAGAGGCAAGTAACAATTCAAATACCAAGGTAGATAGGCTCAGTGGTTGCGGAAatggtaaaaaaaataataaaagattcaGTCTACTGAACCGGGTCATTATAGGTTGGGAAACagggtgcaaaaaataataattcttcaGCTTCACTCATGGGCAAAAGCACAGCCAAACGAAGTTACTCCAAAGCTTGGCTCCTATGCTCCAATTGTATTATCATCTAGATCTCACTTTGCTCTTGGCATGAACTGCTGccccattcttagtcacgtgtgtgaccaaaattATGAAAAGctgtggaatacatctcttctaattctgaaagcattacaggtatattgttttgtactgtgtatgattctttttttcccccaaagttaattgtgaaatatttatgttatgctgacaatgtttggttgacttcacacggaagcatttttgTCATAACTAATTTTTATCTCACAAACtcttgtgaattttaaaaagctagttattttcaactttttttatttttttaagtatgttttaaagtatgtttttaatctttctttgtgtgttttgtgtggggggtggtgagggggaaaccgtttcggtcgcctcctccaaggagaggcgactttttccaggtcgcctcccccgtggcctaacagcgaggattggcgcggcctttcccggagacgtgcccggggctcggGGCtccgggtgcagcgtggactgtcAGCGCGGagcaggcgagccctcgctggggctcgctggaggggagcgctccgtttcgttggcccgcagcagccggcagcctgaagccgcggtctgcacagctccagctggcgcggcgtctacagcccgggatccctcgtgggggacccggggtaaGAAGAGGCCATCACTGCcgacccgcggccaacttctaccgcgggcgcggtatggacttaacatcacccctggacgggagtttcgaccgccggccctgcagtctgcagtgcttctggctgcgacgtggagggaactttaaatcttcggccgCCGGCCTACACCAGCTTAAAGCCGAGGTCTCCGGTGGAGAAGAgctgactctggacttacctggactcgtaccttgtccttaccatctggacgcccgcagcggcggctgcggagggttgaggtcccgaccacggggggaaatggaggactggccaaattgtgtgccttccaccacagtgatgaatgctgtggtggatgtttatgttaaatttttattgtgtttttgtgtgtgctctttatcattgtatcgctgctgacatatccatttcacatgtgacaaataaaccgtattgtattgtattgtacatctGTCATTATTGCTTCCATGAAGACAAACATTCAATTTAACAAAAAGTCTTGTTCACCAGCCAACACTATTTTTTTATAGGTTTAACTAACCTCCACGATCTGAACTCTAACACATAGAAATCTATAATGGAAACCTATTTGATCATTAGCATCCTGTTAATTTTGTCAAGACAAGAAACAGAATGTGTGAAAgtttaaagggcctgacccacttggcgattttttcagcgactgccggcataattgactgacgcatcaggtcaccaaaaaatttgcggcgtgatgacgtatgacgcgcggtgtttttcttttgtcgccgctggattttgaaatgttcaaaatcatttgtgaccctgatatgacgcctgcAGTCGACGaacaaaaaatcgccaagtgggacaggccctgaacttTCCTATCCCAtccctcattcttgtaaactacTGCATACCTTTCTCCCCACAACTCTACAACTTTTAAAATGCTCTACAATCTTTCATTCTAATCTAATCCTTTAATCCCTTTGCACCGCAACTAACATTAGAACACCTTCAAACATCTGGCATTCATTCATGTTTTAAGTGCATCTTTTACCATACAACTAATAACTTAAATTTCACCAGAAATTAAACAGCAAAATTTTAAAATCCAAAAATGCACATGACCAACTCTACTGCTAGTTTAGAATATAAATCACATTGAATCGCATCGTTGATTACCCTGAAACAAAAACAAGCGGTCTCACTTACAACTTCAAATTGACATCCAAATATTAAATAGTAAATTCATAATTAGCTAGCCATTATGCAGGTggcaataaaatgtaaattggcaGCAGACACATAATATGAATTTATACCATCTGCTACATACTTCCCAACTGGCTAGGTTTTCACTGGTGGGGTGGAATGGGAATAGCTAAATGCCTGGGGCCCAAAAGTACCCCACAGAGACCAAATTTATGCACTCAATGAAACACAAGAGACATGTCCAAGGAGCACAATTGTTTATCATGAGTGAGAAATAGTGCAGTTGCAGTTTTATTGTAAACAGCAAAGGTAATTTATATCATTTAGACTCAATGTAAACAAGTTGCATCAGCTGACTCAGTTCTGAAAACATCAATCCAAAAAAGTCTCTTACCGGGTCCTTTTTCTTTTTTGGCTTGTTTTCTTCACTTTCATTTTCGGAAACAGATTTTCGTTTGAATGCATCTGTACGCTCTTTGGTGGCTTTTTGGGAATCTAGAAATTCCTGGATCAATTCTGGACAATCCAAATTGTCCTCTGGCTCCCACGTATTATCAGCACTAAAACAAATTCATAATATAATCAAGTAAAAGCTTACTCAAAAAAGCCTGATTCCCATTAAACAAAGTAGATTTATTCCAAAAGCAGAAGCGCAAAGGGCAGATCTAATTCATATTCTCTTTGCGTGGGGAAATCATGTCCAATTTGTGCCCAAACAAGTTCTTAAAAATGTAAAGAACAATGTCCAATGTCATTGTAACCCTTTCAAATTAACGGCAAACCTTAACAGAAGTAACTTGTACTAATACAGCAATGAAGCAAgcagaatgggtctgaagaagggtttcggcccgaaacgtcgcctatttccttcgctccatagatgctgctgcacccgctgagtttccccagcaattttgtgtaccagcagaaTGTTGAGTAGCTTTAAACCTAGCATTCTGGTATTGGTGACATAACATCCACCCTCTTAACAAAATAGTTCACTTTTTATATAGCTTAACTTTTATTCTTCTTATACACGTTAAGGacaaataaagtgcatccatattgGAAACATACATGAAATTTTAGAAAAAGTGTCGAAACAGTCAATGGCAGCAGGTATTAAGGAAATGAAAGGTTGCTGTACCAGACATTTGCTCTGTACGAATATTATTGTGCATTAAAATATTAAGAACACTTACACCAGGGACATCAACCCGATTTTACTGTTGAACAGTTTATGAGTTGAATGACAAAAGATTATGAAACCTGAACTCTAGTTTAACACCAGCATTGTTGTGTAGTGATAAAACACTATCAATGGCCAACTTTATCCAATGTCCTTCAGGAACTGAGACAAATGTAATATGCAATGTGTGGAAATAGTCCTTTAGCCCAACCAGTCCACGCAAGCCTCTTTCATCTAATCAAATGACACGTCATTCTCCAATGCATCAACACTATTCCCTCAATGAGGCTATGTTACAATGTTCTGATTCTCTAGGTTTTTTTGTGATTATCCAGTATTGATAGCTGTTCAGCACGTAGTTCCAAATCGTGTAACGTTTCTTTTTCCTTTAAATCCTGTTATAATCTTAAAGACCTCTTAGCACTCAGCACCCTGTACACTCTCATTATCCTGCACATCAGGGCCAAttcacagaagtcaattaacctacaaacggtagatatttggagtgtgggaggaaaccggagaaaatctGAAAAAAAGGTTAGCACTCAGTTAAGATTGAACTCGGGTTTctagtgctataaggcagcaactttaccactgcgctgcACCACAACTTTTAATTCTACCCAGAGAGAAATAAAGATTAATGATTGGCTTGCTCACTTTGCAAAACTGTCCTGTTAAAATAGGATTCAACTGTTAGTGATAGATACATTTTGGTGAGATCTTTGTGTCTCTATCAAATCCAGACTCTTGCCGTCCAAATAAGTTGTCTCTCTATTCCTCCAACTCATTCACCCACTTTGAACCTTGCATGTCTCTTCTGCAAGATCGTTAAATGTCCATCTGAAATGAATTGGTTCTCCTATGTATTTAGTGTCCACCTCTTTACTAATTTCATATTACTACAAATTTAAAAATTATAGGAGCCAAATGTTGCAAATAAAGTGCGTGACTCAATTATACCATTTTGATTGCATACCTATTTCTTTTAAGCAGATCGGAATAAATATAATGACCAGTGGGTAACTTTAAAATATTAGAAGATTGCTAGTTTTTGTCAGTGGTGTGGAATCAATCTTTACATAAGAAGGATTTCACAGCACCATGTGCAGCAACATATTGTAAAATCACTTCCACTAATAATCCTGCAACATGAAAGAAAGACACTATCAATGGACATTGAATTTCACGATCAATTAACCAGTAAGGCACAAAAAAAATCAAGTAATTTGGAAATGTTTCTACAATTATGGGTGGAAGTGGAGACCTTTAAATTATGACAGTGTTACAAAATAATACTTGATTTATTTCCAAACTGAAACAGTCTATCTGTAGAATTTCAAATCAAAATGGTATGCCCATTTCACCGTCCAACATTCAAACAGAGTAAAAAAAGATTGCTTTTGCAGTAAAGATCCTTACTCTGTAAAACCTTTCCACTTCAAAAGATATTCAACCCTTCCTTGTACAACTCGTCTGTCTAACACTCGTTCAACAATATATTCTTCAGGCTGAACATCTTCAGATTTTTTTGTCTTGCTACCTTGTTTCTTTCCCATTtttgctgcaaaaaaaaaagacgataaaacacaaagtgtgcaGTAGCATAAAATATTTGAATATTTTCTTTTAAACAATCTAAATTAACAAAAAAACAATTTATGCTACATGGCCCCATGTTTCCCTTTATCTTACAAAAGGAGCCCAAGCTAAGGTTGGAATTTGGATTTGAATAGTGTTCCAGTTTTCTCCATTATCAACTGTTAAGCTGAGTGGAACATGCTTACATTATGGCACAAGCCAACAATGTAGGAGATTAAGGTATCTACACAATAGCTTTGCCATTAAGTATTGAAAAACTGACCACTGGCAGCTCCTCAAATCCATGTACTGCAGCTAGTTAGCCCTAAAGACAAGCACTTGTACAAAAGTGAAAGTGCATGCTTGCAGGAATATTGCAGTTTGAAGCTACAAGAATATGGGAAAGCTGCACTAATCGGGTGGTTTACCAGTTGGCAAAAAACAAATCCACAAAAGCTTAAGAAAATTTGATTTCATCCAAGTAATCTGTGAACATTACCCCTTAGATTATTTC from Amblyraja radiata isolate CabotCenter1 chromosome 2, sAmbRad1.1.pri, whole genome shotgun sequence carries:
- the cbx3 gene encoding chromobox protein homolog 3 isoform X2, with the protein product MGKKQGSKTKKSEDVQPEEYIVERVLDRRVVQGRVEYLLKWKGFTDADNTWEPEDNLDCPELIQEFLDSQKATKERTDAFKRKSVSENESEENKPKKKKDPTDNQPRGFARGLEPERIIGATDSSGELMFLMKWKDSDDADLVPSKEANVKCPQVVIAFYEERLTWHSYSTDDEEN
- the cbx3 gene encoding chromobox protein homolog 3 isoform X1; its protein translation is MTTVEESFFSPISLVSTTKMGKKQGSKTKKSEDVQPEEYIVERVLDRRVVQGRVEYLLKWKGFTDADNTWEPEDNLDCPELIQEFLDSQKATKERTDAFKRKSVSENESEENKPKKKKDPTDNQPRGFARGLEPERIIGATDSSGELMFLMKWKDSDDADLVPSKEANVKCPQVVIAFYEERLTWHSYSTDDEEN